The Candidatus Methanomethylicota archaeon genome window below encodes:
- a CDS encoding alanyl-tRNA editing protein: protein MTEKLFWQDAYLKEFDAKVLEIRGKEVILDKTAFYARSGGQPGDTGEINGIKVVDTYYDANGNIVHLLEREPDFKVNDIVHGKIDWERRHKIMRLHTAAHIISAVLVKAFGNIKFTGSQIYEDRARMDFNLEKLDDEVVRFIEEKANEIVEKDLPVFSKIISKEELEKHPELKRLMDESKYEKFDVLRVVGIGDIDLQLDGGTHVKSTKEVGRIKIVKRENKGKNNRRITIVVE, encoded by the coding sequence ATGACAGAAAAACTTTTTTGGCAAGACGCTTACTTGAAAGAATTCGATGCAAAAGTTTTAGAGATTAGAGGAAAAGAAGTAATTTTGGATAAAACTGCTTTTTATGCTAGAAGCGGAGGTCAGCCTGGGGATACAGGAGAGATTAATGGGATAAAGGTTGTTGATACTTATTATGATGCCAATGGAAACATTGTTCATTTGTTGGAAAGAGAACCTGATTTTAAAGTTAACGATATAGTTCATGGGAAAATTGATTGGGAGAGAAGGCATAAGATAATGCGTTTGCACACAGCAGCTCACATAATTTCTGCTGTTTTGGTTAAAGCTTTTGGCAACATAAAATTTACCGGAAGCCAAATTTATGAGGATAGGGCAAGAATGGACTTCAATTTGGAAAAGCTTGATGATGAAGTTGTAAGATTTATTGAAGAGAAAGCCAATGAAATTGTGGAAAAAGATTTGCCAGTTTTTTCAAAGATAATTAGCAAGGAAGAATTAGAAAAGCATCCTGAGTTGAAAAGGTTGATGGATGAAAGCAAGTATGAAAAGTTTGATGTTTTGAGGGTTGTTGGTATTGGTGATATTGATTTGCAGTTAGATGGAGGAACTCATGTTAAGTCAACGAAAGAAGTCGGAAGAATAAAGATTGTTAAAAGGGAAAACAAGGGGAAGAACAATAGAAGGATAACGATTGTTGTTGAGTAG